A stretch of DNA from Malus sylvestris chromosome 9, drMalSylv7.2, whole genome shotgun sequence:
GTCCTCAAGTAGTTCGATGGCGATATGATTATGTTCTAAAGATATGTAATTTATGATGTCATGTTTATTTTCTCATCTAAAGATATTTAAAATTGATTCAATATCTGTAGTTTATGGTAATTTTGAGATAGTACTAATATCGTAATAAAAGAAGACATACTTGTTGATTTTGTTGTCTGCGAGACTATATTGTAATGTTCGAAAATGTTTTCATCACGTTATAGCACAAAATTCATACTTGATTTAAAGAAGCTCCACCTTATTTTCCAATGATCTCACCCAACTGAACCGGACCAAGTTGAGAGATTACCATTGGTGATTGGTTTAGACAAGATTTTGGCACTGGAATAGTTATGGTTATGCATGCAGTCAGGTTAGATGCAATTCGCACCAGGTTAATTCCTGGTGTCAATTTTATTTAGATGGGAGTATTTCTATAAGAATCAGGACATTATCTGACTATCTTCTCTTTTTCAATATATAAATGCTGCAAGTTTGCATAACATACTCTTACTGTAGTTCTGTTCAATTGCTCTAGGTTTGAGAAATCCGCTTACATTGATGAGCTATTTGACCCCAGTGATGGCAGTATTGACTGCCCTTCTCTCTCTTGCCTTTGATCCGTGGGATGAACTTAGAAAAAACAATTACTTCAACAATCCAGGGCATGTCGGTCGAAGTTGCTTGCTGATGCTTTTTGGTGGAACCCTTGCCTTTTTTATGGTAGGAGAATAGTGAAAACTTTTTCTtattacaaatttttttatttatttatttattttttatttttctgtatgTTTGTATACTTGagacttttgttgttgactttAAATTTGGGTATTATGTGAGGGCTGAGGAGCTGCTTTAAGTTTAGCAGGATATGTGTTGACTAGTTCCTGGTTTAAGTTCTACTTTGATTTTAAACACCCAAGTATGTATGTAATAAGGTCCTTGAATAGagatccctttttttttgttagtggTTAGATTGGATATGGATGGCTGAGACGCATAGGAGTTGAGAAGATATACACTCAAATCATCTCTgctatttatatataattgaacGGTTGAAGCAGAGGTGTTTTTACGATCTTATAAGAGAATAGTTacatacatgcatatatatacactGTATAATCATCAAGCAGGGTTTAGGCTGACAAAGCTCTCCTTTTCCTGCAGGTATTAACAGAATTCATTCTTGTCTCCGTAACGAGTGCTGTCACAGTAACAATAGCAGGTGTTGTTAAGGAGGCTGTCACTATATTGGTATGTTCTGTTTTCTATGTTGGTCCTTTCTTCTAAATTTCTGGTTGTCTTACCTTTTGGACCTACTTGTCCTAAGCTGGACAATCTCATAGTTAtatactttttgtttcttttaagaaTTACATGAGTACTGTTATACATAATGGCTCATCAGTGCTGTTAAGCAGATTCATGTAACTGTCGTCTCTTGATTCTACTCTTGTGAATGCTAGAATGACTTCCCTTTAGAGTAGGGATTGATCACGAAGCATCTTCTTATTGCAATGTGTAGCATGTTATGCGCCTATCAATGTTGTAAATCTTGGTTGTTACCCTAATTGTCAAAAACAAACAAGATGTTTGATATATAGAACCTTAGGAGTCTACTTTCCTGACTAGTGGTATACCCACTGCCTGAAAAAGTTGTCTTGCAAAAAAATAGTGAAACTTTTATTTATGAGTGTATCTATGTGTGTACTTGTAATGTACCCAAATGGTTTCATTGGCATTACAACCACATTCACTTGGAGAAACAgaatccttttcttttttttttctttttttttccttttctttaattattcgCATTGTGTGAATATGTAGTCCTAACAAATTTTTTAGGCTAATTTCAGTTTTAGGTTGAGAAGTGTTTTGTCAACGTCTTTTCTGTAGAAGGTGACATGCTTTCAATCCCTGCATGGATTCGTGCTAGTGGCTGCTAGTTACAGTTTACCTGTCTATGCATGTGAATTCtgttgttgtcgaactgtctgTATGCCTGAACAGTGTATATCAGAGGGAGAACTATATGCATGTATCACTATAGTTCTTTTTTACCTTAAATAACAGTTGATTGTCTGGCCTATCCTTTTGGAGATAAAGGAATAGTTGACTTGACTTGAGTGGTGTGGAACTGGGAGGCCAAGGCTTGGAATATGTTTGGATTCTATGGTCGATATCAATGATTTCTGCTTTCCTACCTGATTTGAAAAACAGTAAACTATCAAGTGGCAACAAACAAAAGACTTCCTCATGCCACTGATTGCGTGAAGAGAGGAGCAACTAAGCTGGTTGCATTAATAGTTTAATACGATAGTTTCATGTTTTAGAGCTTTATCTCTTAGATTCCATAAATTAATTAAGGAGTTGCATGAACTAGTTGCAGATTGCAGTGATGCCTGATTTAATTCCCACTTAGTTTACATTTTCTATGCGCGAACTTTACATTCATGATTTGCTAGATCCTAGATCTATGCCATGGGAGAGTTTGCAAACAATCTGGTTACTCACATGTTAGATCTTTCTTTTATGCTTTGTACATGTTCTGATTTGAGTCTCTATGGATTTTAGTGGATAGAATCATAGAAGTTGAAAATTTCTGTTTATCATTTTGCGTTCTTGTCTTCTTTTGATGCTGATCAGGTTTCTGTACTTGTCCATATATTTATCCTGGAGGCCAAAATTTTGTGTTGATTTCTGATCCTATCATTTTGTCATACTCAGGTTGCAGTCATTTACTTCCATGATGAATTTACCAGGTTGAAGGGAGCTGGACTCTTCATAATTATGCTTGGTGTTAGTTTATTCAACTGGTACAAGTAAGTACTCTTTCAGTTTGGGGAGAATCGTTTGCTCTTTTGCTTATGCTGTAGCATGTTCAAAAGTGAAACAGTCATATGAAAATTGTTATCATCCATTAGTCTGCTGAAAATATGTAGTGGGATACCTACATTCAGTAATTgaataaatacataaaattaCAAGTGAGAATGAGTAACAATATAGGCAGGAGAGGCAGAGAAATTATGATTGGTAAATTTTGGTTTTGTCTAGATATATGGTTGGGGAGAAAAGGAGAAGATAGGAAGTGTGTAGGGAAGTAGTTTCTGCTTGGATGGAAGTAGGATGAAGTAAAAGACAAGAATTTTTAAATACGTAAGTCTCACTCATGATTATTTATGCATTTATCTTACAGATACGATAAGCTAAAGGCGCGTCATACAAGTGAAGATGACATGGAGGAACCAGTCTCGACAAATGTTGTTGCAAAGTATGTCATTCTTGAGGAGACAGATGAGCAAGATGATGGCAGATGAAAGCTTTACAAAGTCCATGCATCTAAATTTGAAGGAAGCCAAATTGTAAGTTCATGAACTTCTTCAATCATCTGAAATTTATGCTAATTGCTTGGGTTGCCAAGTCCATGCACAATTCTGTCTTACTTTGGGATATATGTGTATCAAAGAAACTTGTCATTCTCCAATGTGACTGGCTTGTCGTTACTCCTTTTACATTTATGGATCTACTGTATTTAGATGAGGCCATTTGTATTTCTGTAGTTGTCTGCTTGGTGGTACCCTATTGGTGGTTATTATCCAGAATACTGTCTCAAGTGAAGGAGGTACATCACAGAGTTTAATGTTTGGGAAATTATGGATAACCCCCTAGTTACAACCCCATCCATTGTTTACCCACAGCTTTTGTTCTATTTATTTGCCGCCCCCTTAATTCATTTTGGTGTGTAAGATCTTCATTCGAGCTGCAAAATCAACTAGCCCAGTATGAGTCTTCTTACTTGAAGCCCTTTTTTGTTGCACCCAGCCCTGTTATGAATGTCCAAACGAATAGGAGGTTGCAGGGCCAATGGCGGCTCACCAATTGCCGGAGTTTTGGGGTGCACTGGGCATGCAAGGGACACAGAAATGGGGCTGACGTTGTTATAGATAATTAGAGAATTCCACAATTACAGATTAGACATTTGTATTCAAACAGTCACAAATCAAATAGTTACagaccaaaataattgaaaataaacATAGTTTCCCTTGCTTTTTCGCTTTTTTGTTGGATTTTCTAAAACCTAGTGAAAAAAACCAGAGCAATGACTAGACATGGAGGCTTCAAGGTGAGAGAGTAGAGAAGGAATCTGGGTTTTGGGAGAGGAAGTGGGTGGAGGTGGATGCGGAGAGGGGTTCCTGGTTCAAACTTAGAAGTTTTCCACTGTTGAAGCACATGTAGGGggcggaaagaaaaaaaagaatagtTTGTCGGGTGTAAGTAGAGGATAAAGGTTTTATAAAGGGCGTAAATAATAACTGGCTCTGTAATGTAAACTTATGATAGCTCTAGTCATAAGTTCTCTTAAGTATTAGGTCCTAAGAGTTTGTTACCTGGATCAGGATCTTAGTTTTCTTTCCGTTACCTCAATTTCTGTCCAAAACATACAATTTCCGTTTTTGACTGCGAGTATCAGTCATATTCTTAATTGAGGTTGAGTAGTCGGCCATCCAGTCCATAGGTCAGTGAAATGTTATTCAGATTCCTGGTAAAAATAGTGGTTCTCTGTTAACCGATGCACATTGTCGAATTCTCATGCAATCTCATTTGTACAATAGGTTACTCTGTTAACTTGACGGTACATCATTTACGCAGGAAAACTTTATCTTCATGCAtcttggtgaagcttttggcaaGAAGTATATTTGTCCGAGAATCAACACGAGGCGAGATTCTGCAGCCGCTGCCAAAAATCAGAAGAAGAACTAAATATTTACTTTTAGTATATACGGAATGTTGTTGGCTAGGAGGTTCGGATATGAGCGTCTCGATGTCAAATTCAATAATGCTCTATTTTTTCctgattatttttgttaaaagagGGTGGTGTTTGCAACTGCAAGCTACCCAGAGTTTTGTAATGCCATCATTCGCGATGGACTCTGTCATTGCCCTTTATGTATATTAAAAATCGAGTTTTTTATTTCccttgcttttttatttttgtatttgaatCACAATAAAATTTATTTCTCACAAGAATATGATATTATAAATTCTCCTTTCATCAAAAAATCTCATGCAGAGTTGGAAAAACTTAACAATTTCTTTTAGTGATTTGTTGTGTGCAGCATTAGTGACTGCTTGGGAAAATGGAGGATTAGTTTTCGTTTTCTCTGCGCCTCTCCCACCGTGCTCACTCTTCTATATCTCATGCGagaattagttttcattttctctGCATCTCTCCCATCGTGCTCACTCTTCTATATCTCATATCTCTCGTATGTATTTCTCCTCTATCTCTTAACACAAAAATGATAACCGAAAATCAGAAACAATTGAAAAGAAAGAACGATCAGTGATGAACTTGAACAGATGTCAGACAAGAAAGACATGCTGGACGCTGAGGTTAAATGTTAAGCGTTACCCAACTTCAGTCAATCTTGTCCTTTGATTTTTATCAAATAACATTTGCGGCTATGATGAGTTTGGAAGTGATAAGTTGAAGCTGAATGTTGTATGGCATATAATCCCCAATCAACAGATTCCTCAAACTGCGTTCCACTTCGATGATACGTAATAGTAAATGCTACAAGTATTGGATGACCTAGATTCACGGGactcaaaattaataaaaactaaGGGTTATATTTGGATACTTTTACAACCCACGTATTCCTAAAATGTTAAGAAGATTCTCTCAAAAGTTAGACTCTTTATAGAATCTCTGTCATCTCATGTTtttacacaatattttatattattggcACGTGGATTGATGTTAAATTGTGGGATCACATAGAGCAATAACAGAGCTAGAAATTATTCGGTGAGTGAGCTAAGCTAAAATTATTTCTACAAAATCAAatacttaattttttttgttgacttctagcctttgaaatttcaaatgaataaaataaggaaGGTATACAAGTTTTAATTTATCACTATTAAATTTTAGTATTGGTCAAAGTGATGAGTTTATTTAATACTTATTTACTATTATTTTCCTAAAACCAGCTCTAAGATTTATACTTTTATTTGATAGGTGGGTTGTgacaattaaaattataaaatagcCCAAGTGATTAGTAATTTTAAGCTTAAAGAACTAAAACTCTTCCTATGTTGTAGCCCACCGGAGTGTTGTACTTGACTCCAACGGTAGCAGAGACTCCATAGAGAGTCATACtttgagagagtctccttaacatttctcaaaCAAAAGTCATTAGATTCCATTAGATTATTTGATCTACGACTCTTGCTAAGATTTTAGAGCATCTTCAATGATTTAGGCAATTGGATAGGCAAATCAATTTTTGTGACGACTCGTCCCTAATTTGACAATTTTATTAACTTTAAATGAGTGAATTGACGGAAATGTCCCTAGAGGCAAGGattttgactttcgttgaccgtaTTTTCATGACACGTACGAGTTACTATTTTGTTGTATTCTCGAAGTACTCAATGGTACAAACGCGTAGATGCAAGCAGAATTGAAATTGGAGTTACGATGAAGATTTTACGGAACTACGATCATAAAGGGCGTATTAGTAATTCCATTTTGAAagatatttttgtattattttatgagACATGTGGGGCCCATTCCTTCACCATTACCATGTCTCCCTATCTCTCAGGACACCCTTTTTCCCATTTTTCAAATCTCCCCATCTTATTTCCTCCACTAGATGGTTGCCACGTCACTTTCTCCTTCTAACCCTCTCAGCTTTCATCTCCATCCCTCTTAAACTCTCTTTCTATTCTCTACACACGCAGAGAGGCCGAAGGTCATACACCCTTATCATCCACTCTCTCCCTTCATCTCTAAGTTATATGCATTGCACAGAAGGTGCAGCAACACCGGTCCATCATCACCAGCACCACCTCAACAAGTTCTTAGGCCACCATCAATGCACTGTCTCACCTCCCTCTCCTATTTCAAACCCTTATTACTAACCCTCAATTTTCCCCTGTTCTCTTATTTCTCTGCAAGCACTGAGAGGTATAACCGTAGCACATCACACCACCTCAGGTCACTGAACCATTACTACTATATCAACTACCAAACCCTCATTCGAGAACTAAGCTCTATGGGCGCGTATAGACCGAGGAGGGATCCATTTCGAGTTGACCATCTCCAGTGAGTTTCTTCCGTCCACAACTAAGGTGGGCCTCGAGAGCACTCTATCTCCCttcttttttgttgtttgttaaTGATCTTAGGGTTTTAAACTTATTTTGGTAGGGTGTGGTGACTGAAAGGACGAAATGGAACTTTTCCCAGATTTCTACTACACTTCGTATTAATTTTGAAATAGACAAATTGTTCAGAAAAATCGCTCGGATATCAAATTTTAGTTTTGACCATTAATGTTTCAATCACCCAACAAATACTCTGCTAAGCGAATCATTACCGTTGGTGATTGAATATTCTAGAAGCTACCGTGGTAGAGAGATGTTATGCATTAATCTAGTTACTTTGTATTCTAgattgatggacttgttttgactctcaaattcttaATTGTTCTTTTAGCCTTCCCGACATAGTTTTCGCTAAATCCGGGGGAAATTCAATATGAAGTTGCTGGCTAAGGCATTGTGAACTACATTGTTCGATTTCATGGTATGCATGTCGTTGTTGTACCTCATTGTGATGCGTGTTTAGCTTCCAAGTCTTGGTAAGCCTTGTTGAAGGTTATGAGTACTAAGTTTTTGTCCAGTATCACATTTTTACCCCCAGATTAATGATCAGTTTGAACGAACTAGCCAGACCTTAGTGGACGTATTACATTTCGTCCGTTCTACAATTAGCATGGTTGTAACATATAGTTATCTTTATTTTAATTGCTTGTAACTACGGTTACAATTTTTGGTTCTGGGTATGACACTGTTAAGACATAGTATGGAGACTTTATGCATAGCATATGATTGACAGAAGAGTATTGTGAACATGTATTTGAATAATCGAGATTACGATATAgaaaattttataatattgacgaTGTTGCCCAATAAGGTAGTATGTGAGCACGGTCGAGGCGCTAATTAGATGACTTATATGTATTTCCCAATGAGGGGCAAGATGGTAATATTACACCCTCGAGAATTTGTTacttgcttatcgagacaacaatgAACGGTTGATATCGCGGGCTGCAGACTGTaatattgataacttatttgttggattcgttaagcaagtggatAGGTAGGTTCGTTTACGGTAGattacttatttatttatttgttatatatttacCTATTTACTGTTTGGGTTCGACCCAAAGATATTACATACACACTTATCTTCAGAGTACGTGACGCAACAAGTGCGTAGGTGAAAAATATTTCATGTTCAGTTTTGATTTTAGCACaactattttaaattgtacTTTAATTTATATACGTATTTTGATGATATGTTAATATATATCTATTTTTGACTCGATGTTTTCATAAAGGATTTTATATTGTAGTATTGTattgaaggagaaggaaagtttaagtttggaggcatgaaagaggaatcactGCAATCCGATCGCGACGGAATGACGTTCTCTTTTGTGCAACCGCTCCAGCTTGATTGTTCCTTATATATATACTTTCtccctacttttttttttgttgaagtttttatgtttagcaaatgatttcaaattttagggatgaaatttttttaaggtgggtagattgtgacgacccgtccctaatttgacaattttattaattttaaatgagtGCATTGACGGAAATGTCCCTAGAGGCAAGGattttgactttcgttgaccataTTTTTGTGATGCGTACGAGTTACTATTTTGTCATATTTTCGAAGTACTCGACGGTacgaacgcgtaggcgcaaacaaaatcaaaattggagttacgATGAAGATTTTACGGAACTACGATTGTAAATGGGGTATTAGTAATTCCATTTTGAAAGATATTTTTGTATTGTTTTGTGAGACATGTAGGGCCCACACCCATTATTTCACCACTACCTTGTCTCTTTATCTCTTGGGACACCCTTTTCCCATTTTTCAAATCTCCCTATCGTATTTCCTCCACTAGATGGCTACCACGTCACTTTCTCCCTCTAACCCTCTCAGCTTTCATCTCTATCCCtcttaaactctctctctctattattTTCACATGTAGAGAGGCCGAAGGCCATACACCCTCATCATCCACTCTTTCCCTCTATCTCTAAGTTACATGCACTTCACAGAAGGTGCAGCAACATCGGTCCATCACCACTAGCACCACCTTAGCGAGTTCTCAGGCCACCATCACTGCACTGTCTCACCTCCATCTCCTATTTCAAACCCTTATTACTAACCCTCCATTTCCCCCTTGTTCTCTTATTTCTTTGCAAGCACCAAAAGGAACAACCGTAGCACCCCACACCATCTCAGGTCACTGAACCATTACTACTATATTAACTACCAAACCCTCATTCGAGAGCTGAGCTCTCTGGGCATGTACGGACCAAGGAGGGATCTGTTTCGAGTTGACCATCTTCGGTGAGTTTCTTCTGTCTGCGACTAAGCTGAACCTCGGGAGCACTCTATCTCCCTTCTTTTTCGTTGTTTGTTAATGATCTTAgggttttaaacttgttttggtAGGGTGTGGTGACTGAAATGACGAAATGGAACCTTTCAAAGATTTCTGGAAAAACAAGGAACCGTGGCCATTTGGCCCTTTTCAGACTAAATTCCAGGCCAACTCCGATCTTCGTTAGGCCTCTTAAGGGTACGACTCTTTTATCTACACTTCTAACTTCAAAATGAGTTTTGAATCATCAATTTTGGTTAAGTATCGAATTAGAAATTAGCTATGAAAGTTGGGAagaaatttccaaatttctcGAAAATTTAGCAGTGACCATCATACCACTTTTAGGTCGTTCCCCTGTTCAACTCTAGCCACTATTAGACCCCAAACTAGTATAAACCTCTTCCCCACATTCCTAGCTTCGAGTTGGCTTTTGAATAATTGAATTTGGTGAAGTATTGAGTTAGAAATCAGCCTTGGAAGTTAGGAAGAAAACTAGCAAAATTCTGGCCCTCACGGAGAAGGCGAGTAATGATGTACTCGCAACGCATGAGGTGCACGTGGTGAGGGCGCGTGAGGCGTGTGTGGCGGTGCTGGGAGGAACCCGAGGTCTCTCCTTAGGTTTCTCGACCTGCCAGACCTGAATCCGCCCTTCGTTTTCTGAAATTCAaccattttaaaatagtttctttATTAGCCGTACTTTGTACGAAAATGCATTTATAGATTAGTACGTTACGTATTTACATAAATGGTTTCGTTTCTAGGCAAAACGCATCGCAAGGACTCCCGATGCTACGAGACGGGTTCGACTCGACGACATgatctgtgagtgggtcttttcctttttatagtgtatatatatgattgatagtttccatttatacaattgaaaaataatttcttacaTACGTCTGGATTTGACTAaagtttataagaattagcgaaATGACGGAATTTATGAAATATGCTACATCTTACGGGATGCACAGGTATGCCTATAATCTTTGATGCCATAATTATATCTACGACTATGAATGTTAGTATGTTGATTAGAACTATCGAATCACTGTGGCATGCTTATATCGAATCACTGTAGCAGAGGAGCTGGCATTGGTGAAGAAGATTATGGCTATAGAGAAGGGTGCATCAGTTGGAACGCCAATGAACTCTAGCGATGGAGCAGCTTCTTACAATGATTCATGTGATGGGGGCGTAGAGGAACTTGTGGATGAATTCATGGCACCATCCTCAAAGGGAACCCCTTTACCACCTGTGGCGCAGAGCAAGCCTTAGTCTTGCAACAGCCACTTAAGTGTTACTGAAAAACTGAAATGATTATAATGTAGGACGGTTGTCCTTTCGCATCTGTTCAATCAACTATGTATTTACACTCCGACAAGTGAAGAATCCATAAGGTATTTCAAGGTTACAGCCTCCATTTCAGAAATGACAATCCTTTCGTACAAAAACAAACTCAACATGAATCAACCCTCAACTACGCTGTTATTATATCCTCAGAAACACAAGCAAAGACACAGGATGACCCTTCAAACACAACTTCGGAATCAAATCAAAGATGCATCattccaaaccaaaccgaaacaaACTTCAAACAGACTCTTGAGACCAAATTCCAGGTTTCAACTTAGTTTGTTAGTGCTACATTACTCAAAGTATTATTATTCTGAAAACAGTTATCCATTGTAAATAATACAATACCTTTATGACCTAAATCtgagaacaaaactagaaaaatTGCATCTTCACATGGAATTCATACTAATAAGAAACACAATTTGTTTGAAGATCACAGTGCCGACAATGGACCAATTATCTGAGTATGAGCCACAGAACATTATTTAGAACCACCATATCAAACACAGAAATCAACAAAAGTACATCCGAAACATCATTAACCACACAATGAACAATAAGAAACTAACCACTGGATGTACCTACGGTTCTCCGCCGAGCTCCACTTGCAGGTTGTCGTAGGGGTATACTTTTGGGGCAAATGGGATCTTGGACGCCTTGTCGTTCCACACGGCTAACAAACCCAGACCAGCAAAGCAGCTCAAACCCCCACAGAGCCAAGCCAAAGCTTCGTACTTTCCTACGGTGTCGGTGATTCGATCGATGCAGGGTTCGGGAAACGGCGTGCCGTCGTCACAGACGAGCTCGTCGTTTACGGGAAGGGGCCTGTCGGGGACGATATGCTTACCGACGGGAAGGCTCATGCCGGCACGGAGACGAAGAGAGGAAGCGGCTGAACGTGAGACGATGCTGCTTCCGCCCATGATTCTGGAAGCTACGCTGCTCAATCTCCCTGCCATTTCGCAAActgcttctgcttcttcttcgttttctcTTTCGGAAACCTAAACCAACAAATTCGATCGCAACTGGATTTTGGAATTGAAGGAATGAAGATGAGAGAGGAAAGGCCGACATCGGAAAAATGTATTCTTGCCTGTTTAATGGGCTGGGcaataaaagcaaatacatctCTAGTGTAAACAATCATACTATTACTCAACCATTGGTCTCCATTTTGTTACgcaatggtgttttcacaatcttcatagcagaaaaaACTCTATCCATCGAAGCGGTTGCAACCTGTAACACCAAAACCAATGTAAGAAGCTTATATAGTAACATATAGCTTGCACATCCCTAGTATTTACCAACTCCTTTGCAAGATCATTAATTTCTCTCGATGATGAAAATTCACTATGCATCTTCATATCATGAATGTAATTACCAAGTTGAATTGGAAGATTCATGAGGTCCATAGGATCAAAATCTTGAGGATAAAGTTGGGCTAAACGAacaatttttgttttgtcaa
This window harbors:
- the LOC126583286 gene encoding NADH dehydrogenase [ubiquinone] 1 beta subcomplex subunit 8, mitochondrial-like, with translation MAGRLSSVASRIMGGSSIVSRSAASSLRLRAGMSLPVGKHIVPDRPLPVNDELVCDDGTPFPEPCIDRITDTVGKYEALAWLCGGLSCFAGLGLLAVWNDKASKIPFAPKVYPYDNLQVELGGEP